The following are from one region of the bacterium genome:
- a CDS encoding M42 family metallopeptidase — translation MRKESLEFLKELVGTPSPSGFETAVQKVVANKMKKITKNTSIDVMGNLTGILNKNAKPRIMLAAHCDEIGLMVKFISDEGFIYFTTIGGIDLHIIPGRKVYINTKKGKILGVTGKKAIHLMEKEEREKISKMEDLWIDIGAKGKKQAQELVSIGDPITFIEGMDILKNDFLISRGFDDKMGVYLVTEIMDGLKDKKLSSSVYGVITVQEEVGLRGAIPSTFRVEPDIGICIEVAHATDHPCVDKKKTGEYKIGSGPVISRGANINPKLFNLLIDTAKKEKIPCQILGEPGRTGTDTNVMQLTKEGVATALVSVPVRYMHTPVELLSTKDLDYTARLIIALIKRIKPGMDFTP, via the coding sequence ATGCGCAAAGAATCTTTAGAATTTTTAAAAGAGCTCGTGGGAACTCCATCTCCTTCGGGTTTTGAAACAGCAGTTCAAAAGGTTGTTGCAAACAAAATGAAAAAAATTACAAAGAATACTTCTATTGATGTTATGGGAAATCTGACGGGGATTTTAAATAAAAACGCAAAGCCAAGAATTATGCTTGCAGCCCATTGCGATGAAATAGGGCTTATGGTTAAATTTATATCCGACGAGGGATTTATATATTTTACAACTATTGGTGGAATAGATTTGCATATAATACCGGGAAGAAAAGTTTATATTAATACGAAAAAAGGCAAGATATTGGGCGTAACGGGTAAAAAAGCAATCCACTTAATGGAAAAAGAGGAAAGAGAAAAAATATCCAAAATGGAAGATTTATGGATAGACATTGGCGCGAAGGGCAAAAAACAAGCCCAAGAATTAGTGAGTATAGGAGACCCTATAACTTTTATAGAAGGCATGGATATTCTTAAGAACGATTTTCTGATTTCAAGAGGTTTTGACGACAAAATGGGTGTTTATCTTGTTACAGAAATTATGGATGGACTTAAAGACAAAAAATTGTCTTCCTCGGTTTACGGAGTAATTACCGTTCAGGAAGAAGTAGGGCTAAGAGGAGCAATCCCTTCTACCTTCAGGGTAGAACCTGATATAGGTATTTGCATCGAAGTGGCCCATGCAACAGACCATCCTTGTGTCGACAAAAAGAAAACAGGAGAATATAAAATTGGTTCAGGTCCTGTTATAAGCCGTGGCGCAAATATTAATCCAAAACTTTTTAATCTTTTGATAGATACAGCCAAGAAAGAAAAAATTCCCTGTCAAATTTTAGGCGAACCGGGAAGAACAGGAACTGATACAAATGTTATGCAATTAACAAAAGAGGGTGTTGCAACTGCGCTTGTTTCCGTCCCTGTGAGATACATGCATACGCCAGTTGAATTGCTTTCCACCAAAGACCTTGACTATACAGCACGTCTGATTATTGCTTTGATAAAAAGAATAAAACCCGGGATGGATTTTACACCGTAG
- a CDS encoding 30S ribosomal protein S1, which produces MKVMESKKDMQSLEELYFSTVKSISVGEVVKGKIVQISKGEALIDIGYKSEGIISLSNFDSPEELKVGDEMEVLVESKENQDGMVVLSLEKADFIKNWGKIQKAYNSGETIKGKITKKIKGGFIVNVGIPGFLPSSQVDIEPLKNQDDLVGKEKEFKILKTNQWRKNVVVSHKAYLEENRDQSRKHLLKTLKLKDIVKGKVKNITDFGAFIDLGGLDGLLHITDISWGRISHPSEVLAIGEEVEVVILEIDQEKKRVSLGLKQKSADPWELVEKKFPLNAKVKGTVVNITNYGIFLELEKGIEGLVHISELSWTKHISHPSQMLSIGEIVEAMVINIDKANNKIALSIKRTESDPWLKIKDKYPKETKIKTKVRTITDYGVFVELEEGIEGLIHVSDLSWAPRTEHPSKSVKKGEKLEVLVLDVDPTQRKISLGRKQLLPNPWEEIDKKYKVGMEIKGTVTKVTDFGAFVEIGDGIEGLLHISQIKDETPNATEQEGEVVSVQELLKVDDKIKVTIVRISSEERKIGLSLVKKLKKPVRPDITLGQAGEKTT; this is translated from the coding sequence ATGAAAGTAATGGAATCCAAAAAAGATATGCAGTCCCTTGAAGAATTGTACTTCTCCACTGTAAAATCTATTTCTGTTGGAGAAGTTGTGAAAGGCAAAATAGTCCAAATCAGTAAAGGGGAAGCCTTAATAGATATCGGGTATAAATCCGAAGGAATTATCTCCTTATCTAATTTTGATTCTCCGGAAGAGTTAAAAGTTGGAGACGAAATGGAGGTTCTCGTCGAATCCAAAGAAAACCAAGACGGTATGGTAGTCCTTTCTTTGGAAAAAGCAGATTTTATTAAAAATTGGGGTAAAATTCAGAAAGCTTATAATTCCGGCGAAACCATTAAGGGCAAAATTACAAAAAAAATCAAGGGTGGTTTTATTGTCAATGTGGGTATTCCGGGATTCCTGCCTTCCTCGCAAGTAGATATAGAGCCATTAAAAAATCAAGATGATTTAGTAGGGAAAGAAAAAGAATTTAAGATCCTCAAGACCAACCAATGGAGAAAAAATGTAGTAGTTTCTCATAAAGCTTATCTGGAAGAAAATCGAGACCAGTCAAGGAAACATCTTCTTAAAACCTTAAAGTTAAAGGACATTGTTAAAGGCAAAGTTAAGAATATCACCGATTTTGGCGCGTTTATAGATCTTGGTGGACTTGATGGCCTGCTTCATATTACTGATATTTCTTGGGGTAGAATTTCTCATCCTTCGGAGGTTTTGGCAATAGGCGAAGAAGTAGAAGTAGTAATATTGGAAATAGATCAAGAGAAAAAACGAGTTTCGTTAGGATTAAAACAGAAGAGTGCCGACCCATGGGAATTGGTAGAGAAAAAATTCCCCCTTAATGCTAAGGTTAAGGGAACTGTTGTCAATATAACTAACTACGGGATTTTCCTTGAATTAGAAAAAGGTATTGAAGGACTTGTTCACATATCGGAATTGTCTTGGACGAAACATATATCTCATCCATCACAGATGTTGAGTATAGGCGAGATAGTAGAAGCAATGGTCATAAATATAGATAAAGCAAATAACAAGATTGCTTTGTCTATAAAGAGAACAGAATCCGACCCATGGCTTAAGATAAAAGATAAATATCCTAAAGAAACTAAAATTAAGACCAAGGTGAGAACAATTACCGATTATGGAGTATTCGTTGAACTGGAAGAAGGAATAGAAGGGTTAATACACGTTTCCGATTTGTCTTGGGCTCCCAGAACAGAGCACCCTTCCAAATCAGTCAAAAAAGGGGAAAAGTTAGAAGTATTGGTCTTGGATGTAGATCCTACCCAAAGGAAAATATCACTCGGCCGAAAACAGCTTTTACCTAACCCTTGGGAAGAGATTGACAAAAAATATAAAGTGGGAATGGAAATAAAAGGAACGGTTACTAAAGTAACCGATTTCGGCGCATTTGTAGAAATTGGAGACGGAATAGAAGGACTTTTACATATATCTCAAATAAAAGACGAAACACCCAATGCCACTGAACAAGAGGGGGAAGTAGTATCCGTTCAAGAGTTACTTAAGGTAGATGATAAAATAAAGGTAACAATTGTAAGAATTAGTTCTGAAGAAAGAAAAATCGGGCTTAGTCTGGTAAAGAAGTTAAAGAAACCTGTCCGCCCCGATATTACATTGGGACAAGCAGGCGAGAAGACAACCTAA
- a CDS encoding bh protein → MKTNLYCLHCEKETPHVITYVGDYVHKIECNLCNTQLRIDKEKILKFYTSNVLKRLFTKPERLTDELRKDLSSLLTSLPFRIASKPYRMAKELFKIIKEK, encoded by the coding sequence ATTAAGACAAATCTGTATTGTTTGCACTGCGAAAAAGAAACCCCACACGTTATAACATATGTAGGAGATTATGTTCATAAAATTGAATGTAATCTCTGTAATACACAGCTTCGTATCGACAAAGAAAAAATATTAAAATTTTACACTTCTAATGTTCTCAAAAGGCTTTTCACTAAACCTGAAAGGCTAACAGACGAATTGAGAAAAGACTTATCGTCTTTGTTAACTTCTCTGCCGTTTAGGATTGCATCAAAACCTTACCGTATGGCAAAGGAGCTTTTTAAAATTATTAAAGAAAAATGA